AGCTCGAATCGTCAAAGAGCGCTGTGGGGTTTATTCTTAAGTGCCAGCAAGCGAGGTCACATATTCATCTTAGATTCAGTCGCTGCTACCAATCAGCTGCCAAACATGAGTACATTATATACACAGGAACATAAAGCAACGTTGGAGAAGATCGGTGAGGACGACATAAACAGACTGCCTAAAACTATGCAATTCGTGGTTCAAGTTGAGACGAACTTTCAACAAGTGTGCCGTACATTGCAAGCGGCTTTGACGACATATAAAAACGAAGGTCACGGCGCTACGATCATCGTCATTCAAACCGCCCTCGATAGGACGGTGTTGACTACCGAGATGCCGCTGCTCAATGAGTTTCCTCTTGTCAACACGCATATACGTGACGTGGAAAATCTGTACGGCACGCTAGAATGGCAGAAACTAGGCGCGAAGATGATGGTCAGACATTACTTAAAGATTCAGCAGATCGTCGACCTGATGGTGCAACAATGTCGTTTCTTCCACGCGCCTATCGGCAACATATCTGCAGATCCTACTCTCTTCGGCGCGGATCTGTTCTACGCCAGACATTTGCACAGGAACAACTTCGTCCTATGGTGCTCGCCCACGGAAAAACCCGATTTAGGCGGCAGCGAGAACGATGACAACAGATTGCTAACGGATTTCGAGGAGAGCTCGAGCTGCGCCGCGAACAATCCAGGCACGTATTCCAGCGTTTGCGTTCAACTGGATGTTGAAAGTCTGGCAGTCAACGCGTTGTTGCAGTACCATCATATTCATGACATAGACGGAACCAGTGCGTTTGTGGCCTTTCACAATCAACAACGTCCGTCCGTTCAGGTCAGCGCGACACTTATCTGTTCCTAAACCTctttacattttcaaattaattaacgatAGAATAGTTAGTTTTGAGAACTTGTGCAGCATGTGTGGATCCTCTCTGATTGACAATGTTGTAACTGTACTCGAACATTTCACAGGATATGGCGACGGGTGATGCTGCTGCGATTATTCCCAGCTATGATGAAATCACCCTCTGCAATCCGGCGTTCAAGACGTTGCGAAGCATGGTAAACGCATGGCTGATCGAAGTCTCTgtttacaagaatatatttgcaGACTATCAGCTGATTCACTTTTATCGGTatgtttgttatttaatatattatatttaatattattgatattattgtgTGAATACTACTTTCtctgttatataaatgtatgcatatacatgtatatgtttgtGCGATTCCAGATGGCTAAGATCTTCGAATGCCTTGCTTTATGATCCTGCTCTACGTCGTACTCTACATAcctatatgaaaaaattatatatacaattgatAGCAGAATTCAAGACATTAGGCTGTATTATAGTATTTGCaaactttaacaaaattatcgtGTGCACGAAGAAGAGATCTGTGGCCGATGCTTTAGGCTATATGGAATTTGTTGTTCAAACCATACGAAACAAGGAGTTATTCCACAGTATCGAAATTACATTCGACCAATGCTGGGAATATCTGATATGGCTTGACTTggtatgttattatatattgcatgaaattaatttattatttatttcaaatttttattatattatttattatattaatttaaaatttatttgaattatgtttCTGGTTTTTTTCATCACATTCAccatttatcataattatcatgataataaatttaatctatttattgGACAGCACAATCATGCTGGTGTGAAAGGGCCGCTATCAAAGGACGATGCGAGAAACGATGAGAATACCGAAAATGACGACAGCGATGATGATACggtaaataatacttttatacatatttttagaaattgagccgagatatattttttgttcagtgagatattttatcatcggactattaatttataattgaattatttttatttagcctCAAATAGTGATGAGTTGGAGTTTGATGGAATGCTTGCCTAAAGAATCAGGCTGTCAAGAGAGTTTCAATGCTGTAATAGCAGGGTATATAAACATGATATATCGATGTATGATTGAAAATGAAACCAATAATACTATAAGGCCTAGAAGAAGACGCAGTCAAAGTCAGTCCTTTATAGCACCACTTGGTTTAGGTGCATTGGAAAATACAGCCGAATACGCGAAGAAATTGATATCAGGCGAAATGTCTCAAAGATTATTCaagtgtgtatacatattttacagaatttttgtCGTAAAATTCGAACAAAGCAGACtaacaatttcaatttattatttttagaataatgcAAAAGATACATCGAAATTTACCTGAGAAAACGTTAGCTCTCGAAGAATATCCTAATCTGGACATGAATGGaaaagaaagtataaaaattaatcctgCCCTTGAATTAATCAAAGCAATATGCAAGGTAACAGTATTAGTTGTGCATTTATTAAACCTAATTTCACAAACAATTCagataattgtttaaaaaattagaaatccttatctatttttgaaaattttgaaggTTTTATCTCTGGACAAAGAAGTGGAAAACGAAGTTTATAACTTAAAGACGAATTTATTACGGCTGATCGGAGTCGGCAGTCATAGTGATAATGTTGAATGGAAGGAGCCATGTATTTCTCTTGTTCTACCAGAGGTTATATGCAAAGCATGTAATCACACGAGAGATGTTGATCTCTGTAGAGATCAACATTACTCAATTGAAAATAACAGGTAAATATCagatattcaattaatataattataattattattaatctataataaaacgaaaataacaacctttgtattattattacaggcACATGTGGAAATGTCCTTTCTGTGATACCTCTTATGACAATAcagaaatagaatttttattaattgataaattaaaccGCAAAAGTATGGGATATGTATTGCAAGATCTACAATGTCGAAAATGTAAGGAAATTAAGCGAGAAAATATGAACATATTGTGCTCTTGCTCAGGCGAGTACGATAATTTAATTGCGCGTGATGAAGTTAAACTgcttgtaaatatatgtaaatctgTAGCCAGCAAatgtaaaatgaatattttagcAGAGATAGTAGATAATACAAAACTTTTTACTGGTTAAAAATTaagtcaaaaataatttttatgttttacaagattaaattaattttttacttgctGTGGATTATTCAAGTTGactaaaaaagaagaataattcGGTTATAATAGTACAGCtatagtttatttttgcaatgaaTCACTTAATGTTTAATAGTTCAATCATTGATACatgaatattctataatacatatttactatatttactttttgttaAGACCAACATCCACAGGTGGATCTAAAACACAAAGTGTAACAGATGTTACATCATTTTAActacatgtacatattttgatataatagttatgtaaagaaaaaaatacacaatttttgtaataactcttgaatataaaaataacagatatctgtttaataaacatataaatcaaaattgtgTACCATCAAATTTGAACTGAGGAAATTGTGTCATGTCTACTCCTTTAGCACCACCATATTGTACGTTCAGTTTTTCTAGTTCAGACTGTTGCTCATGTACTATTTCTGGACTAGCATCAACCAATTTTCCAtctcttaaattaaaagtaattttttttttagtataaaaacttacaaatatattttctatttcgatCAATCTTTTCAacgtataatgtaatttatacataatataataatttcaaaaaagctgcactatttaattattatattaattaaatatttaaattaatgtaagtggaataatatttgaatcaaatttattaattctatagCTACATTAAATggttcctatatttttaacttattattttatttttaaaattatatataatttaaaagaaaatatacttacACGCTTTTCGACTTGTACTCTCGGAGTTTATCGAGAAAGAGCTGCTGTATGGGATCGGTTGCTTTTTGCAATGCAGGGATGTTAGTACTAATATTACGTTTAACAGTTTTTGGCAAGTTAGCGAGACGTGACCTCAACATTTTGATCGGCTGAAAAAGagattacatacatttttcttttttttttggaaaattcatatgtatatatatgtacatatgtctTTAATTGTCAACAATTTATACACTTTACACAACAAGtacaaattgttaaaatagcgttctaattatgtatatcaaGGGaagcatttttaaattatatattctacagTAAATAACGtcgaatttaattagaatgcTAATAAAGTCAATCATTTATTGAATCTCTCTTacgtaataaatacaaaatgacATTTGTAAAGGTTAGATTTTTCAGAGTGAGTTGAACTTAAATGaatcaattaaatacaaactgattaatttataaataaattaataatacaatactttAAAGATTTCATACTGTCAATAGTATATGTcaagaaataattactttttttagcACTTACACGTAAAACTCCAATTTTCTTCTTGATTATACAAGTTATTACAAAAAGAACTAGGGTATGTGTTTAAAGGTCCTAGATTCTATTGTcagagagaagcctgagagGCGCTATGAAGCCGTTTATGAGGGAACCCATTTTCACCGCGGTACAGTGACGCTAACTGGATCGATTTTAGAGCCGGTGGAACTACGTAGCTGGATCGACTTTCCAGCGGTTCgcgtccgtgctagatccacaaATTATGGTTCGTGTCCGTGCTAGATTCATAACTGTGGATCtcaaaagtacgaaacatatacattcattaatattttattacatattattaattgcaactgCGCATgatcttttttcactttaacatatatatatatatatatatatatattacttcataatatatgttaaagtgaaaaaagatcacgcgcagtttcaattaataatatgtaataaaatattaatgaatgtatatgttcttgtattattaataaaaaagttgatgcgagacactttctgtaacaactaatcatgatttgaaaagaaaaggaaaattacttgtcaaaattaattaaccgagatcattgttgcaaaagactcttatataatatatataaatacataattataatataattttattttatttaattactgtaattttatacatctgttgactcgtttaattcatctatttgtcgttttcaatttacaattttaatagcaagacgtttgatatattaatttcggaaaatgaaactttattaattactgttaattaacgccgattatgcaattgacatactcgtacgcgattaaCAATATGCGTCttctaatatcctcgaaagttcaatttttattaataaaagatgttatataaatatcgacaatgtacttcacgagcggtaatgcattttaaaacgctcgaaaattcgcttctgaatgaataggaaaacatatttcgcaaagaaggtatcgttcttccgcggattttagcgatatcttctttgcgaaatatgttttcctattcatacagaagcgaattttcgagcgttttaaaatgcattaccgctcgtgaagtacattgtcgatatttatataatatcttttatttataaaaatcgaacTTTCGAGACgattagaagacacatattattaatcgcgtacgagtatgtcaattgcataatcggcattaattaacaataattaataaagtttcttttcccgaaattaatatatcaaacgtcctgcttttataattgtaaattcaaagcgacaaatagatgaattaaatgagtcaactgatgaatagaattacagtaattaaataaaataaaattatatattataaatatgcatttatatatcatatatatagttatataagtgtctcttgcaacaataatctcggttaattaatttcaatgcctcattaaaaattaaagataagacCAGGATGAGAATGCTAGAAGGatgcgaaaagaaagaaatcagaAAGTTAATAACATATTGCGAGATGTTCCGCGGTAAACGAAATTCGAATTCTTTATTCGATCAAAAATCGAAAAGATTGATTAGCTATCGATCGAGTCTGCATGAATTATTCAGTTCAGGAAATTAGAAACTCCATACCGAAATAAGATAATGTATTCGCAAAGAATGAATatgatatgaaatttaatataaaatatattacaaaatgtataaaatatattgtaaaatgtacaaaatacataaaatattatatataattaattcaatgttatatatagagaattaattatattacaaatatattttacaaaatttaattaaaacgtcacCGAGAAAGGCAATTAGGAGCTAGCGCAggtgtatacaaaatttaatataaaatataattttaatttttaattcaaaataattttattacatagaattatacgaaatatccGAAATTgacctatataatttattagaaatttttaaaatgtaattgatGTAGTCTATATCACGACCAAAAgatcgaattattaataaatttatcgatacgtctctctcaattaagaaaacctagaattttaatggaattttatgtatatgtatgtattcttccatttcgtgtaattttactttttacaataagtataatacaataaatataattcatacatataatataacgcaACTTAAATCTATCTCTTAcgcaataatatcttatactattttaataatataatataatatttaaaattaatatttaatgtccatataatcttatgcaatataatatataacataccataaatacaatgttatacctgtataatatacatcttaatataaaagatatgcatataatatacatattatatacatacatacaataagttacatgtacaataaataagttacatttttttacgtttttcataattaaactaaattttattatgaatataattttaatttttacctaataatgttttaaaacttgtttttacagtttttatatgtaatttatatttaattaattttttattttattgaaaaaaatattaaatttttatatttttacaattttatattatcttatatttatatttttatatttttttccttacaaataaatttaattttataatagctataatttttcttttattaaattttatgtttttttttaaattgtcttaATAGCCCTAGCAGACCTACTTCTATTAGCTACATCagtaaaaatctgataaaacAAGATTTGGGGAGTCCTAATTGGAAATTtgcgattacatattttttacgcaTTGTGGCCAGAATTGACCACGTATCTtcagccagttggacctaccttttgttgctcctggctattcattctgactcgatttctacgagccaagaattgagaaagaaaaacaacttCTTCTACTGCcggtaataattatcaccggcaaataagacgacttatattcatttaggatcgtatgatattataatacaatcgttTTGTAAATGCGTATCATTAGTCGTCgaaagttgcaaaagatatataacaaatataatcatgtatataccgaaaaaattgtactcaaaatgtagactttataagccttcttaatagatattcttaataaataagaataattttttaccatgatattttttaaaacacctaatttataatgaaattaaaactattgtatatattaatatattatgtatatttaacttgtcaaaattttaataaatagcaaatgtccatttgtaaaattttttttgttattgggattcataatctcaaatattaaataatataatgataagaaaatattctattcagtatataagtatattcttACTTGCTAAGAATATCTGAAAGTACTCTTTAGAAGACttctctcttaaactaattgtaagaagatcttcttaatgtttattttaaagaaatatattataaagttaaatgaaatattcttaagctgagaatataattttttcggtgtatgtaaaatatattagcatgcatatcaatccctctgtcggcgggtcattaaacatttgtatctttaaaattgttttataaaaatctaatatatataattaaaataaatatttcatgtatgtcttgcataaaactggaataaatcatatatttttattttttttaatatttttctttttctttcaattttaatatacaaatggtatacctattttaacaaaagttaaaaaaaaaagtaaatgaaaaatgtaatataaaattttcttttggaatacgtacaaaaagcaatttttttataatttaaaattgacccaaAGTACGGCATGCATGCATTCCGCCGTTcgagggttaaagcaacgaatttatctacaatctacatctttatctacaagtctattaatctacatctacaaatctttacacaaatccgttgctttaaaatataataaaagctttttgtcactcaccgacactgatgcgcaacaacggagttgtcgatattgaagctatgttatctgtaacatacaaaataaaatccaaattatagcagcgattttaaataattaatattaaagaatttattattatacttaataaatttatattcgacgcgtacaataataagcagatatatataaatatggaataactttgtaaattaaaaaaacttttctttataaataaaaacttttatcagatttatacaaaaatctttatctctgaatatctttcaattaaatcatttaactaaaataatcgaattattttgtataaagtatttattaattaatatacaaataatatttaccctggggttgctccgccgatgcaggatgcctctcctaggcctcctcctcctctcagatgtCAGGGAAGCCAGgatctattgttttatacgcgcgatatacttttttaaatttgtttaaaccgtacaaaagtaaaaacgcgcgatagtttggACGGCACttccgcacttttacgcgcgatactttgacggcactcccgaatttcggaACGATCGAAAAACCCATCAATGATTTATTCCAACAATCGACCGACCTCTAATCGACTAGGACCGAAACCCGTTGACGAAGCAGAGACCGTGCTCTCAACAACCGATTATCGAGCGTTAGCTTAATATTAACCGCGCGTTCATGTATCTCTCTATACTGAACATACGTCTTTACGCGGCCGGCATTCGCCTCAGCCGCGATACTGAGGCGTATAAACGTTGTTGCCCAGTAAGAAATgacgattgaaaaaatgcaaattaaacgcCGATAATCGACATCCATTTGGCAACATCTTCctcaatcaatcatttttcactGGAAAGCAACGCTGAGAGAATCCCAGTTAGTCGGCATCAAATACGATCCCCGACAACATAATTTCGTGATCGAAATCAGGAAatatgaacgaaaacacgaccGCGATCGCGATGAAGCCGAGAACCGAGAGCAGAGAGCCGAAAGCCGAgacgaatgtcaaaaacaatagcaTGCTATATGTCACCAAaatcgaatgttattattttatttcggagtcattttagacgtactttaacacgttaagatttatcgtaatattattacgtatattatcgtcgcgagaaatgtgtacggcgcgctcgacctcgaggtgaccgaacgcgaggcgcacgtgccggcaccggcgccgacatcggagtaaaaacacgtgcgcacactacgcccgccggagtaagaatgaatgactcatggctgtcactagtcccgtacgccgtacgcgccgggctcccctcccttactatggaatgcgtgacgtcaaagacaaggtcgagtatgctcattctctctctctctttctcctcgccgccagacaataacaaatacgcactatactacgtgatataatttaacgcgttgaaatatgtacaatctaatgattctaaaatacatataaaattccttaacaaaaataatattattattcgatttaatgcgatatatttaaaatacatgaaacgcgattacgaaatttgtaaaatactttaacgaaagcaatcttatgacttactgtatgactattataattgcacgatttatttattatattcgtaaaaaattatatcaatgatgtgtgtgtgtgtgtgtgtgtgtgtatgtttgtgtgtgtatgtgtgtgtgtgtgtgtgtgtgtgaacaattatttgtaaaagcgatagaaatttatattatagatacacacatatatttatagacgtataataattaaatataaattaataataaaaaatatgcacaaaTGTACTGCctgtacttattacatttagtaaatatgtataactctctgtaattatagaaatttgtcatatcatattaaataaatgttctctctttcatcataactatataattattcatttatatataaattacatatgtttgtttttttttctatcagaaaaagaaaaagaaagagagaaaaaaacagatattgtatcattaaaaattaatgtattaaatacaatttattaatattttattatttgtttcttataaaaaagttttttattagatgtgccTGTTTTTATTAGAgcttatactatttaatttattcgattaaaatatgaatttttattaataaaatattttacataaatatcggcaatgtacttcacgagcaataatgtatcttaaaaccctcgaaaattcgcttctgaatgaataggaaaacatatttggcaaagaaggtatcgctacaGGCAAGATCGGCGGCAAGGTCGGCTGCGaaagcgataccttctttgcgaaatatattctcctagtaactcagaataaaaatttccgagCGTACCGCTTGAACTGAATTATTTCACGATCTCTCgtcgcaaaatattttctaataattcagaaaggaattttctaaaatatttaacggcatattattattgttcataATGTG
This sequence is a window from Anoplolepis gracilipes chromosome 10, ASM4749672v1, whole genome shotgun sequence. Protein-coding genes within it:
- the LOC140670107 gene encoding ATP synthase-coupling factor 6, mitochondrial, with product MLRSRLANLPKTVKRNISTNIPALQKATDPIQQLFLDKLREYKSKSVDGKLVDASPEIVHEQQSELEKLNVQYGGAKGVDMTQFPQFKFDDPPVDVGLNKK